A DNA window from Coffea arabica cultivar ET-39 chromosome 6c, Coffea Arabica ET-39 HiFi, whole genome shotgun sequence contains the following coding sequences:
- the LOC113693329 gene encoding AP2/ERF and B3 domain-containing transcription factor At1g51120-like, translating to MAIIEVASFTMQEESEICGTATNSIQEIFDSNSSSHLIQNKRQKQDTDVASTRFKGVVAQRNGHWGAQIYAHDRIWLGTFKSEIDAAMAYDSAAIKLRGGDSYRNFPWTSITKEEPKFQSQFSTQAVLNMIKDGSYPSKFVDYLRAQSFVQSFATVPSNEGFLCKKLFHKELTPSDVGKLNRLVIPKKYALMYFPRLNCDVQETDRDIAGEDDAELVFFDRSMRSWKFRYCYWKSSQSFVFTRGWNKFVRDKGLRAKDLVIFSLCEFKDGSDELQSVLMIDGGYHESFHGALMTNSSKGENNLPEMEQNGSVNRGLKLFGVQII from the exons ATGGCGATTATTGAAGTAGCCAG CTTTACCATGCAAGAGGAGAGTGAGATTTGTGGTACAGCAACAAATAGCATCCAAGAAATTTTTGATTCAAACAGTAGTAGCCATTTGATCCAAAATAAGCGCCAAAAGCAAGATACTGATGTTGCCAGCACAAGGTTCAAAGGAGTAGTCGCCCAACGGAATGGACATTGGGGAGCACAGATATATGCCCACGATCGCATTTGGTTAGGAACTTTCAAATCTGAGATCGATGCAGCAATGGCATATGACAGTGCTGCCATCAAACTCCGTGGTGGAGACTCGTACAGAAACTTTCCATGGACAAGCATCACCAAGGAGGAGCCAAAATTTCAGAGCCAATTCAGCACACAAGCAGTTCTGAACATGATCAAGGATGGTTCCTATCCATCCAAGTTTGTCGACTATTTGAGGGCACAATCCTTCGTGCAAAGTTTTGCGACAGTGCCTAGCAACGAAGGATTCCTGTGCAAGAAACTGTTCCACAAGGAGCTCACTCCTAGTGATGTCGGAAAACTTAACCGACTTGTCATTCCAAAGAAATACGCATTAATGTACTTCCCTCGTCTAAATTGTGATGTACAGGAGACTGATCGGGACATTGCTGGTGAAGATGATGCCGAATTGGTTTTCTTTGACAGGTCAATGAGGTCATGGAAATTTCGATACTGTTATTGGAAGAGTAGCCAAAGCTTTGTCTTCACACGAGGGTGGAATAAATTTGTCAGGGACAAAGGATTGAGGGCAAAAGACCTGGTTATTTTCTCACTGTGTGAGTTCAAAGATGGATCAGATGAGCTTCAATCTGTGCTCATGATTGATGGTGGATATCATGAGAGTTTTCATGGTGCCTTGATGACAAATTCATCCAAGGGAGAGAATAATCTTCCAGAGATGGAACAAAATGGTTCGGTAAATAGGGGACTTAAGCTATTTGGTGTGCAAATCATCTGA